In a genomic window of Streptomyces koelreuteriae:
- a CDS encoding ABC transporter produces the protein MRVLRGELVGAVCRTLPLGMVGSAGAAGLLMAALTRTTGEAGEWLALPLLRAAILAFAVGLVFLLDDPARHTTSTVPTPRPVRTGLRVALVLPLMTAWWTVALLLVPRDIRPPVADITLEAASAFALALTAAVIAVRHTDLTHPGPRLAAGLLTSAVLTLLFWPDRWALFVPVQDDRWAAAHDRWAVVLAVALLVGVLGVGEPVRRWSWRGGPGRRSYS, from the coding sequence GTGCGCGTACTGAGAGGGGAGTTGGTCGGCGCCGTCTGCCGGACCCTGCCGTTGGGGATGGTGGGGTCGGCCGGTGCGGCAGGGCTGCTGATGGCAGCGCTGACCCGGACCACGGGCGAGGCGGGCGAGTGGCTCGCGCTCCCCCTCCTCCGGGCGGCGATCCTGGCCTTCGCAGTGGGCCTGGTGTTCCTCCTGGACGACCCGGCCCGGCACACCACCTCCACCGTGCCGACCCCGCGCCCGGTCCGCACCGGACTGCGGGTGGCACTCGTCCTCCCCCTCATGACGGCCTGGTGGACGGTGGCGCTGCTGCTCGTACCGCGCGACATACGGCCGCCGGTCGCCGACATCACCCTGGAGGCCGCGTCGGCCTTCGCCCTGGCGCTGACCGCCGCGGTGATCGCGGTACGCCACACCGACCTCACCCACCCCGGCCCCCGCCTCGCGGCCGGCCTGCTGACCTCGGCGGTACTGACCCTGCTGTTCTGGCCCGACCGGTGGGCGCTGTTCGTGCCCGTGCAGGACGACCGATGGGCGGCGGCGCATGACCGGTGGGCGGTGGTGTTGGCCGTGGCCCTGCTGGTGGGGGTGCTGGGGGTGGGGGAGCCGGTGCGGCGGTGGTCCTGGCGCGGGGGCCCGGGCCGCAGGTCGTACTCCTAG
- a CDS encoding LysR family transcriptional regulator produces the protein MDLKAVRAFVAIADSGQFQLAAVDLALTQQAVSKRIAALEKDLGVRLLVRTARGAELTIDGQALLPHARALLQAEERAVAAVRPGDRALRVDVVGRRVATAGLVRDFHLAHPEIALDVVTLFGADTALAAVRDGAVDATFRAVTMPGHRLPEGVEAVPVLDEPLRLCVGPDHEFARAASVTPAQLAGHRIWMPGNEPGTEWAAYYDELAATFGPTIDTIGPNFGIEALLDTIAGTPTLATFLSERTPLVWPTGHDLRLVPLRDPTPVYPHALLWRTDNPHPGLAALRDHLLARRPHPSEGETWRPTWAQPG, from the coding sequence GTGGACCTCAAAGCCGTACGAGCCTTTGTGGCGATCGCCGACTCGGGGCAGTTCCAGTTGGCCGCCGTGGATCTGGCCCTCACCCAGCAGGCCGTGTCCAAGCGGATCGCCGCGCTGGAGAAGGACCTCGGGGTGCGGCTGCTCGTGCGCACGGCACGGGGAGCGGAGCTCACCATCGACGGGCAGGCGCTCCTGCCGCACGCCCGGGCCCTGCTCCAAGCCGAGGAGCGGGCGGTGGCCGCCGTGCGCCCCGGGGACCGTGCGCTGAGGGTGGACGTCGTGGGGCGCCGGGTCGCCACGGCCGGGCTGGTACGGGACTTCCACCTGGCGCACCCGGAGATCGCCCTGGACGTCGTCACGCTGTTCGGCGCGGACACGGCACTGGCCGCTGTGCGGGACGGGGCCGTCGACGCCACATTCCGTGCCGTCACGATGCCCGGGCACCGGCTGCCCGAGGGCGTCGAAGCCGTCCCGGTCCTCGACGAGCCGCTGCGGTTGTGCGTCGGGCCCGACCACGAGTTCGCCCGGGCCGCCTCGGTGACACCCGCGCAACTGGCCGGGCACCGGATCTGGATGCCGGGCAACGAGCCTGGCACGGAGTGGGCCGCGTACTACGACGAACTCGCCGCGACCTTCGGCCCGACCATCGACACCATCGGCCCCAACTTCGGCATCGAGGCCCTCCTCGACACCATCGCGGGCACCCCGACGCTGGCGACCTTCCTCAGCGAACGCACCCCGCTGGTCTGGCCGACCGGCCACGACCTGCGCCTCGTCCCCCTGCGCGACCCGACCCCGGTCTACCCGCACGCACTGCTGTGGCGCACGGACAACCCGCATCCGGGCCTCGCCGCCCTCCGCGACCACCTGCTGGCGAGACGCCCGCACCCGTCCGAGGGGGAGACGTGGCGCCCGACGTGGGCGCAACCCGGCTAA
- a CDS encoding ABC transporter permease, whose amino-acid sequence MTAVMDKPLASDERADGSRPWAAVIALAGFETRRLLTMLPMLIAFLVYIGWTVWRTGKDWGAYPALQDADRATQGAPMLVGLTVLLCVNRAALRSRRHGTEPYFGTLVMPPWRRAVAHALSALAVALLTAVCVAAQFGREVLRPGAIGQGSVSELLVGPLTVLLAGLFGLLLAGLVRSSLAAPLLVVFALFLFLFLWGTSDDASRWLLPVVVEATSNTLPSDLLGRPAGWHALYLAGLALCAGLTAVLVAGGRKPVLLTGIAGALAMTLVGGVTQTGGESPELVRARERASDTPGQLQSCVRRDGSMYCAFPEWGPRVGDWAGVVDRVRSLAGGRAQDQKIVVRQRIEARYGLSSDSALTPLERPHEVTVGTQWGGNRVPEFSAAVAGVLVAGEEKAATSICDGRIVTVMWLALGWESDPMAALRRVRLDDSDTGSAVVLQPTDGLSMTEAQTEVVRELLARPRGEVTARVKDNWAELTEPKVTAARAAELLGVAAPEGDDKCAY is encoded by the coding sequence ATGACCGCGGTGATGGACAAGCCCCTCGCGTCCGACGAGCGGGCCGACGGATCCCGGCCGTGGGCCGCCGTGATCGCCCTGGCCGGCTTCGAGACCCGTCGGCTGCTGACGATGCTGCCGATGCTCATCGCCTTCCTCGTCTACATCGGCTGGACCGTGTGGCGCACGGGGAAGGACTGGGGCGCCTATCCGGCCCTCCAGGACGCCGACCGCGCCACCCAGGGCGCGCCCATGCTCGTCGGGCTCACGGTGCTGCTGTGCGTCAATCGCGCCGCGCTGCGCTCCCGGCGGCACGGGACGGAGCCGTACTTCGGGACGCTGGTCATGCCGCCCTGGCGGCGTGCGGTCGCCCACGCGCTGTCGGCCCTGGCCGTGGCGCTGCTCACCGCCGTGTGCGTGGCTGCGCAGTTCGGCCGGGAGGTACTCCGGCCCGGCGCGATCGGGCAGGGTTCGGTGAGCGAACTGCTCGTGGGACCGCTGACCGTGCTGCTCGCCGGGCTGTTCGGGCTCCTCCTGGCAGGACTCGTGCGATCGTCGCTGGCCGCGCCGCTGCTGGTCGTGTTCGCCCTGTTCCTGTTCCTCTTCCTCTGGGGCACCAGCGACGACGCAAGCCGCTGGCTGCTGCCGGTCGTCGTCGAGGCCACCAGCAACACCCTGCCCTCCGACCTGCTGGGCCGGCCCGCGGGATGGCACGCCCTGTACCTGGCCGGGCTGGCGCTGTGCGCGGGCCTGACGGCGGTCCTGGTCGCCGGTGGCCGCAAGCCGGTTCTCCTGACGGGGATCGCCGGGGCGCTGGCCATGACCCTGGTGGGCGGGGTGACCCAGACGGGCGGCGAATCCCCCGAGCTGGTCCGCGCCCGCGAACGCGCCTCGGACACCCCCGGGCAGTTGCAGTCCTGCGTCCGGCGGGACGGATCGATGTACTGCGCGTTCCCCGAGTGGGGGCCGCGGGTCGGGGACTGGGCCGGGGTGGTGGACCGGGTGCGGTCCCTGGCCGGGGGCCGCGCCCAGGACCAGAAGATCGTCGTACGGCAGCGGATCGAGGCCCGCTACGGCCTCTCCAGTGACAGCGCGCTGACGCCGCTGGAGCGTCCGCACGAGGTGACGGTGGGCACCCAGTGGGGCGGCAACCGCGTCCCCGAGTTCTCGGCCGCCGTCGCCGGAGTGCTGGTCGCGGGCGAGGAGAAGGCCGCGACCTCGATATGCGACGGCCGCATCGTCACCGTCATGTGGCTGGCCCTGGGCTGGGAGTCCGACCCGATGGCCGCGCTGCGGCGCGTCCGACTCGACGACAGCGACACCGGCTCGGCCGTCGTGCTCCAGCCGACGGACGGCCTGTCCATGACCGAGGCCCAGACGGAGGTGGTGCGCGAACTGCTGGCGCGGCCCCGGGGCGAGGTCACGGCACGCGTGAAGGACAACTGGGCCGAGCTGACCGAGCCGAAGGTGACGGCGGCCCGGGCCGCGGAGCTGCTGGGCGTGGCCGCACCCGAAGGGGACGACAAGTGCGCGTACTGA